One genomic segment of Choristoneura fumiferana chromosome Z, NRCan_CFum_1, whole genome shotgun sequence includes these proteins:
- the LOC141439574 gene encoding uncharacterized protein — translation MCVNAPPPAPGAPVPAQSCLTSPRTNSLIIINPFLYCYQLHFRQVKRDTRRMTPVPDEVGGAGRPPSAGPGRTLWKTHGRGAPWHGPSNKCTSRTAIGFSDK, via the exons ATGTGCGTTAatgcgccgccgcccgcgcccggcGCGCCCGTCCCGGCACAGTCTTGTCTCACGTCGCCTCGCACCAActcactaataataattaatccTTTCCTTTATTGCTACCAATTACATTTTAGGCAG GTGAAGCGGGACACGAGGCGGATGACGCCTGTACCAGACGAAGTAGGCGGTGCCGGGCGACCGCCCTCCGCGGGCCCCGGGCGAACGCTGTGGAAAACGCATGGGCGCGGGGCGCCGTGGCACGGACCTAGTAACAAATGTACTTCACGAACTGCTATTGGTTTTAGTGATAAGTGA